One part of the Asterias amurensis chromosome 11, ASM3211899v1 genome encodes these proteins:
- the LOC139944584 gene encoding (E3-independent) E2 ubiquitin-conjugating enzyme UBE2O-like isoform X1 → MASTLFEEDVVRRIHRGALQLGLVVRNFDGFNSLDDSEDEEEMLKKGYVRVAWYPRGREEVVGEGKVNLYDRSLMPGDAVRRNMGDSQRGIVRAVSVSCHLQVVRTKQMVYDVSSQDLEHIMKYTPSRHVVMGSWVGVVRNLYVQLIVCLKNGARCALSDDSACRLTDVHDYTDEDSAFSCDGFFPGQVLRGPATTFKNATWLSGQQPILSSKASFTVTVEEVKVTELEVHWQTRGLWKDPESDCTDQYDLQPPPRKVTEEMLLRVKPLSYFIAASTQIGDKVMYKIRPGDLDYPRPVTRGNINSFVQPLKTEGIPEVNLGKMGDLKKLDVSSERDSGVCEPRSHQEQGHGDAKEGHDKTEETSGSRKTDEACGGSMDSSRSATDNSRAGEISTETSIGADSGTRSETKELGSVTNEGECCDKTEETSSVAMQASRKTEEALIGSMDSSSGAIKTTKEISTETNIGSETKGGASCTNEAISSTQDTSNAVNKAPDDTAMASGGAGGAGSGAVLGSNSEAVDSPRKENIADLLMYVDEFLDSLGKLQAIKGQLSENMKELSGAACANITESAEQKALSCLLGLSQLSEYHERIANSDGIDGQDYQTEQKINEGLQELLARAEQPQGYLSQDASRLQDLKTLMENSSTESTKDIITQVRHLLKLTDAHLLASSSKEVGDAEVEKLGAAVGKSTSSKNLRRIRGMMLKSRNKRKCEDEKDGSRSSDGEEVWEEDSSEGSSEDSDAGSQTDSNASSKGEGSRRHKVVSSLLHRHTKKQHMRMAPKRRPPPRPLEVGERVCVEVTHTWTLADVMWQDGTLERGVVSADLVPVHQLDELEFFPGDFVTKNNESLENVYGLVCKTDHKERTCLIQWIMRPNQQCNVPTPVNTEEVSVYELTPHPDFTFNVGDIIVRIADSQRGIATMKKAKSDVKLNSPSALGANGTHIGGLQVDQERIDCTQTGDSSTHIGYNMSQMSQENSHIGDCAHTGNAAADTQKGTTQIATVAIAGQPGVLSDSCTPDAVNCQDTPRDAALAVEHITDVEHLKENPSIETIKKSSPVDAATTTSLHSCLNDSLTPSTSTPKTDSLVTLHPESQSPVTDKELGQVETQEEVTPDQDTPSVDQMNLTNLKKDLATQAGSCPALECKSADFESTRGDQGEGVPCAGQVRWINTSGEIHVAWVDGSECAVLPQDLYKLEEDSDSDWSDNDHDDAHWKDEDQSQGSSDSSTSSWETASDASGAADEVNIASSSPNDRQDLIMASNMAGDAVPLEPQGDDSLSKITVDIEETRTALHRIRDQLASFTNSIPENLMEVPQDANHIHGGSSPGHIEHSRDGYHSVDTTETDNLEKFNLENGFQSEASQLEPEAEKEVASSPQQIPAPSPVVEEHTSQETVASSEKEDDPGVTEPKEECILDNQDATPKTSEEGTAQAASAQACDNFFLMEEVTENHQFNSASIVFQPEDPKQFSLTMRREMRLLQTSLPQGIRVKGFADRMDLFSVLFEGPSNTPYENGLFYFDARLPKDYPKSPPVMHFHAYCSGRLNPNLYNDGKVCISLLGTWTGKGSEIWTSKSNLLQVLVSIQGLILVSEPYYNEAGYEKHRDSVPGTENSRLYNETAILKMVQSMTLMLTNPPEVFHEETVSFCRKYGHRMIRRVEHWLSLGDRSPGSRAPGKGDQEDFTAPAFPLLPLSRGFVLSTRQALRGYRAALGVAGIPE, encoded by the exons ATGGCGTCCACCTTGTTCGAAGAGGACGTCGTTCGCCGCATTCACCGTGGTGCATTGCAACTCGGCCTGGTCGTACGGAACTTCGATGGGTTTAACAGCTTGGACGATTCTGAAGATGAGGAAGAGATGCTCAAGAAGGGATATGTGAGGGTGGCTTGGTACCCTCGAGGGAGAGAGGAGGTCGTTGGAGAGGGAAAG GTGAACCTTTATGATCGCTCTTTGATGCCTGGGGATGCAGTACGACGTAACATGGGGGATTCGCAGCGGGGAATCGTACGTGCTGTCAGTGTCTCTTGCCATCTCCAGGTGGTTCGTACCAAGCAAATGGTGTATGATGTGAGCAGCCAGGACCTGGAACACATAATG AAGTATACACCAAGCCGACATGTTGTAATGGGATCTTGGGTTGGTGTTGTCAGAAACCTGTATGTGCAGCTCATTGTCTGCCTGAAGAATGGAGCCAG GTGTGCTCTATCAGATGACAGCGCTTGTAGACTGACCGATGTTCACGACTACACAGACGAG GACTCTGCATTCAGCTGTGATGGGTTCTTTCCAGGTCAGGTTTTACGAGGACCAGCCACAACCTTCAAGAACGCTACATGGCTGAGTGGACAGCAGCCGATACTAAGCAGCAAAGCCAGCTTCACTGTAACAGTGGAAGAG GTCAAGGTGACTGAACTGGAGGTACATTGGCAGACAAGGGGATTATGGAAGGATCCAGAATCGGACTGCACGGATCAATATGACCTTCAGCCACCTCCAAGGAAAGTCACAGAAGAGATGCTGTTAAG GGTCAAGCCGCTGTCATACTTCATCGCAGCAAGTACTCAAATTGGAGACAAGGTCATGTACAAAATTCGACCGGGAGATTTAGATTACCCTAGGCCAGTGACAAGAGGTAATATCAACAGCTTTGTACAACCTCTAAAAACAGAAGGAATTCCTGAAGTAAATCTGGGAAAGATGGGTGATTTAAAGAAACTGGATGTATCAAGTGAGAGGGATTCTGGTGTTTGTGAACCAAGGAGCCATCAGGAACAGGGACATGGTGATGCTAAGGAGGGTCATGATAAAACAGAGGAGACTAGTGGTAGTCGCAAGACTGACGAAGCTTGTGGTGGGTCCATGGACTCGAGTAGAAGTGCCACAGACAACAGCAGAGCAGGGGAGATTTCTACAGAGACAAGCATTGGTGCTGACAGTGGTACTAGAAGTGAAACCAAGGAACTTGGGAGCGTTACTAATGAAGGGGAGTGTTGTGACAAAACTGAGGAGACTAGTAGTGTCGCCATGCAGGCTAGCCGCAAGACTGAAGAAGCTTTGATTGGGTCCATGGACTCAAGTAGTGGTGCCATAAAGACCACCAAGGAGATTTCTACAGAGACAAACATTGGAAGTGAAACCAAGGGAGGTGCGAGCTGTACTAATGAAGCTATAAGCAGTACTCAGGACACTTCAAATGCTGTAAATAAAGCACCTGATGATACAGCAATGGCTTCTGGGGGTGCGGGTGGAGCTGGCAGTGGTGCCGTGTTGGGTAGTAACAGTGAAGCTGTAGATTCTCCAAGGAAAGAGAATATTGCAGATCTACTTATGTATGTGGATGAGTTTCTAGATAGCTTGGGTAAACTACAAGCTATTAAAGGTCAGTTATCAGAGAATATGAAGGAATTATCGGGGGCGGCTTGTGCAAATATTACTGAGAGTGCGGAGCAGAAGGCTTTATCGTGTCTGCTCGGACTCTCCCAGCTGAGTGAATACCATGAGAGAATCGCAAACTCGGACGGGATAGACGGCCAAGATTATCAAACAGAGCAGAAGATAAATGAAGGCTTACAGGAGCTACTTGCTCGGGCCGAACAGCCTCAAGGATATCTCTCACAGGATGCGAGCCGTCTTCAGGACTTAAAGACTTTGATGGAGAATTCTTCAACTGAGTCTACAAAGGATATCATCACTCAGGTCAGACATCTTCTCAAGTTAACTGATGCGCATCTTCTTGCCAGCAGCAGCAAGGAGGTGGGGGACGCAGAGGTGGAGAAGTTAGGAGCAGCTGTGGGGAAGTCAACCAGCAGTAAAAATTTACGGCGAATCAGGGGAATGATGTTGAAGAGCAGAAACAAACGGAAATGTGAGGACGAGAAAGATGGGAGCAGATCGTCAGATGGTGAGGAAGTTTGGGAGGAGGATTCTTCGGAGGGATCTTCGGAGGACAGTGATGCAGGGAGTCAGACGGACTCTAACGCGTCCTCCAAGGGGGAGGGCAGCAGACGACACAAAGTTGTGTCAAGTCTTCTTCACAGACACACCAAGAAGCAACATATGCGAATGGCTCCTAAGCGAAGACCCCCTCCGAGGCCGCTAGAGGTTGGGGAAAGGGTATGCGTGGAGGTCACCCACACATGGACACTTGCAGATGTCATGTGGCAG GATGGGACATTAGAGCGGGGTGTGGTATCAGCCGATTTGGTCCCAGTCCACCAGCTGGATGAGCTAGAGTTCTTCCCTGGAGACTTTGTCACCAAGAATAACG aGTCTCTTGAGAATGTGTATGGTCTGGTCTGTAAGACTGATCACAAGGAGAGAACGTGTCTTATACAGTGGATCATGAGACCGAACCAACAGTGCAATGT accaacaccAGTCAACACCGAGGAAGTGAGCGTCTACGAGCTGACACCTCATCCAGACTTCACCTTCAACGTGGGCGACATTATCGTAAGAATCGCCGACAGCCAGCGGGGAATCGCAACCATGAAAAAAGCCAAGTCGGACGTCAAATTGAACTCACCCAGTGCATTAGGCGCTAATGGTACCCATATAGGTGGACTTCAGGTAGATCAGGAAAGGATTGACTGTACCCAAACGGGTGACTCAAGTACCCATATAGGTTACAATATGTCCCAAATGAGTCAAGAAAACTCCCATATAGGTGACTGTGCTCATACGGGTAATGCAGCTGCCGATACACAAAAGGGTACAACACAAATAGCTACCGTTGCCATTGCAGGACAACCCGGTGTCCTGTCGGACTCTTGCACCCCTGACGCCGTAAATTGCCAAGACACTCCTAGGGATGCTGCTTTAGCTGTGGAACACATAACGGATGTAgaacatttaaaagaaaatccaTCCATCGAAACGATCAAAAAATCATCACCTGTCGATGCTGCTACCACAACCAGCCTTCATTCTTGCCTAAATGATTCATTAACGCCATCCACTAGTACTCCTAAAACAGACTCTCTGGTTACACTACACCCTGAATCTCAAAGTCCTGTAACAGACAAAGAACTCGGACAAGTAGAGACACAGGAAGAAGTGACTCCTGATCAGGATACGCCCAGTGTTGATCAAATGAACTTGACCAATTTAAAGAAGGACTTGGCAACGCAAGCAGGGAGCTGTCCAGCTTTAGAATGTAAATCCGCCGACTTTGAAAGTACTCGTGGTGATCAGGGCGAAGGAGTGCCCTGTGCTGGTCAG gtGAGATGGATCAACACCAGTGGGGAAATTCATGTAGCCTGGGTGGATGGATCGGAGTGTGCCGTACTACCACAGGACCTGTACAAACTGGAGGAG GACagtgattctgattggtcagaTAATGACCATGATGATGCCCATTGGAAAGACGAAGACCAATCACAAGGCTCGTCTGATTCATCCACAAGTAGCTGGGAAACAGCAAGTGATGCCTCAGGAGCTGCTGATGAAGTCAACATTGCAAG TAGCTCGCCTAATGACAGACAAGACCTTATAATGGCAAGTAACATGGCGGGTGATGCGGTACCACTTGAGCCCCAAGGTGACGACTCACTCTCCAAGATTACAGTGGACATAGAGGAAACCCGTACTGCCCTCCATCGCATCCGTGACCAGCTCGCCTCTTTCACCAACTCCATCCCTGAGAACCTGATGGAGGTGCCTCAGGATGCGAATCACATCCACGGAGGGTCAAGCCCCGGACACATCGAGCACAGTCGGGACGGTTACCACAGTGTGGATACCACTGAAACTGATAATCTAGAAAAATTTAATCTAGAAAATGGTTTCCAGTCCGAGGCGAGTCAGCTGGAACCTGAAGCAGAAAAGGAGGTAGCCTCTTCCCCACAACAGATCCCTGCTCCATCCCCAGTAGTGGAGGAGCATACTTCCCAAGAGACTGTAGCCTCATCTGAGAAAGAGGATGACCCTGGGGTCACAGAACCAAAGGAGGAATGTATACTTGATAACCAAGATGCAACTCCGAAGACATCGGAAGAAGGGACAGCACAAGCGGCATCTGCACAAGCATGTGACA ATTTCTTCTTAATGGAGGAGGTGACGGAGAACCATCAGTTCAATTCAGCCAGTATTGTATTCCAACCAGAGGATCCCAAACAGTTCTCATTAACCATGAGAAGAGAG ATGCGGTTGCTCCAGACATCACTTCCACAAGGCATTAGAGTCAAAGGTTTTGCAGATAGAATG GACCTCTTTTCTGTGCTCTTCGAGGGCCCAAGTAACACACCATACGAGAATGGGCTTTTTTACTTTGACGCCCGTCTTCCCAAAGACTACCCTAAATCACCGCCTGTCATGCACTTCCACGCCTACTGCAGCGGTAGACTCAACCCAAACCTGTACAATGATGGCAAGGTGTGCATTAGCCTGCTTGGAACCTGGACAGGAAAG GGCAGCGAGATATGGACGAGCAAATCTAACCTCCTGCAAGTGCTAGTCTCCATTCAAGGCCTGATCCTTGTGAGTGAGCCCTACTACAATGAGGCTGGCTATGAGAAGCACAGGGACTCGGTGCCTGGAACAGAGAACAGCAGGCTGTACAACGAGACCGCCATCTTGAAGATGGTTCAG TCAATGACTCTGATGTTAACAAATCCCCCGGAAGTGTTTCATGAAGAGACGGTCAGCTTTTGTCGCAAGTATGGTCACAG GATGATTAGACGTGTTGAGCACTGGCTTTCACTTGGTGATCGGTCACCGGGTAGCCGGGCACCAGGGAAAGGAGATCAAGAAGATTTCACGGCGCCAGCGTTCCCGCTTCTGCCACTCTCAAGAGGGTTCGTGCTGAGTACAAGGCAGGCACTACGGGGGTACAGGGCAGCACTAGGTGTAGCTGGAATCCCAGAGTAG
- the LOC139944584 gene encoding (E3-independent) E2 ubiquitin-conjugating enzyme UBE2O-like isoform X2: protein MASTLFEEDVVRRIHRGALQLGLVVRNFDGFNSLDDSEDEEEMLKKGYVRVAWYPRGREEVVGEGKVNLYDRSLMPGDAVRRNMGDSQRGIVRAVSVSCHLQVVRTKQMVYDVSSQDLEHIMKYTPSRHVVMGSWVGVVRNLYVQLIVCLKNGARCALSDDSACRLTDVHDYTDEDSAFSCDGFFPGQVLRGPATTFKNATWLSGQQPILSSKASFTVTVEEVKVTELEVHWQTRGLWKDPESDCTDQYDLQPPPRKVTEEMLLRVKPLSYFIAASTQIGDKVMYKIRPGDLDYPRPVTRGNINSFVQPLKTEGIPEVNLGKMGDLKKLDVSSERDSGVCEPRSHQEQGHGDAKEGHDKTEETSGSRKTDEACGGSMDSSRSATDNSRAGEISTETSIGADSGTRSETKELGSVTNEGECCDKTEETSSVAMQASRKTEEALIGSMDSSSGAIKTTKEISTETNIGSETKGGASCTNEAISSTQDTSNAVNKAPDDTAMASGGAGGAGSGAVLGSNSEAVDSPRKENIADLLMYVDEFLDSLGKLQAIKGQLSENMKELSGAACANITESAEQKALSCLLGLSQLSEYHERIANSDGIDGQDYQTEQKINEGLQELLARAEQPQGYLSQDASRLQDLKTLMENSSTESTKDIITQVRHLLKLTDAHLLASSSKEVGDAEVEKLGAAVGKSTSSKNLRRIRGMMLKSRNKRKCEDEKDGSRSSDGEEVWEEDSSEGSSEDSDAGSQTDSNASSKGEGSRRHKVVSSLLHRHTKKQHMRMAPKRRPPPRPLEVGERVCVEVTHTWTLADVMWQDGTLERGVVSADLVPVHQLDELEFFPGDFVTKNNESLENVYGLVCKTDHKERTCLIQWIMRPNQQCNVPTPVNTEEVSVYELTPHPDFTFNVGDIIVRIADSQRGIATMKKAKSDVKLNSPSALGANGTHIGGLQVDQERIDCTQTGDSSTHIGYNMSQMSQENSHIGDCAHTGNAAADTQKGTTQIATVAIAGQPGVLSDSCTPDAVNCQDTPRDAALAVEHITDVEHLKENPSIETIKKSSPVDAATTTSLHSCLNDSLTPSTSTPKTDSLVTLHPESQSPVTDKELGQVETQEEVTPDQDTPSVDQMNLTNLKKDLATQAGSCPALECKSADFESTRGDQGEGVPCAGQVRWINTSGEIHVAWVDGSECAVLPQDLYKLEEDSDSDWSDNDHDDAHWKDEDQSQGSSDSSTSSWETASDASGAADEVNIASSPNDRQDLIMASNMAGDAVPLEPQGDDSLSKITVDIEETRTALHRIRDQLASFTNSIPENLMEVPQDANHIHGGSSPGHIEHSRDGYHSVDTTETDNLEKFNLENGFQSEASQLEPEAEKEVASSPQQIPAPSPVVEEHTSQETVASSEKEDDPGVTEPKEECILDNQDATPKTSEEGTAQAASAQACDNFFLMEEVTENHQFNSASIVFQPEDPKQFSLTMRREMRLLQTSLPQGIRVKGFADRMDLFSVLFEGPSNTPYENGLFYFDARLPKDYPKSPPVMHFHAYCSGRLNPNLYNDGKVCISLLGTWTGKGSEIWTSKSNLLQVLVSIQGLILVSEPYYNEAGYEKHRDSVPGTENSRLYNETAILKMVQSMTLMLTNPPEVFHEETVSFCRKYGHRMIRRVEHWLSLGDRSPGSRAPGKGDQEDFTAPAFPLLPLSRGFVLSTRQALRGYRAALGVAGIPE from the exons ATGGCGTCCACCTTGTTCGAAGAGGACGTCGTTCGCCGCATTCACCGTGGTGCATTGCAACTCGGCCTGGTCGTACGGAACTTCGATGGGTTTAACAGCTTGGACGATTCTGAAGATGAGGAAGAGATGCTCAAGAAGGGATATGTGAGGGTGGCTTGGTACCCTCGAGGGAGAGAGGAGGTCGTTGGAGAGGGAAAG GTGAACCTTTATGATCGCTCTTTGATGCCTGGGGATGCAGTACGACGTAACATGGGGGATTCGCAGCGGGGAATCGTACGTGCTGTCAGTGTCTCTTGCCATCTCCAGGTGGTTCGTACCAAGCAAATGGTGTATGATGTGAGCAGCCAGGACCTGGAACACATAATG AAGTATACACCAAGCCGACATGTTGTAATGGGATCTTGGGTTGGTGTTGTCAGAAACCTGTATGTGCAGCTCATTGTCTGCCTGAAGAATGGAGCCAG GTGTGCTCTATCAGATGACAGCGCTTGTAGACTGACCGATGTTCACGACTACACAGACGAG GACTCTGCATTCAGCTGTGATGGGTTCTTTCCAGGTCAGGTTTTACGAGGACCAGCCACAACCTTCAAGAACGCTACATGGCTGAGTGGACAGCAGCCGATACTAAGCAGCAAAGCCAGCTTCACTGTAACAGTGGAAGAG GTCAAGGTGACTGAACTGGAGGTACATTGGCAGACAAGGGGATTATGGAAGGATCCAGAATCGGACTGCACGGATCAATATGACCTTCAGCCACCTCCAAGGAAAGTCACAGAAGAGATGCTGTTAAG GGTCAAGCCGCTGTCATACTTCATCGCAGCAAGTACTCAAATTGGAGACAAGGTCATGTACAAAATTCGACCGGGAGATTTAGATTACCCTAGGCCAGTGACAAGAGGTAATATCAACAGCTTTGTACAACCTCTAAAAACAGAAGGAATTCCTGAAGTAAATCTGGGAAAGATGGGTGATTTAAAGAAACTGGATGTATCAAGTGAGAGGGATTCTGGTGTTTGTGAACCAAGGAGCCATCAGGAACAGGGACATGGTGATGCTAAGGAGGGTCATGATAAAACAGAGGAGACTAGTGGTAGTCGCAAGACTGACGAAGCTTGTGGTGGGTCCATGGACTCGAGTAGAAGTGCCACAGACAACAGCAGAGCAGGGGAGATTTCTACAGAGACAAGCATTGGTGCTGACAGTGGTACTAGAAGTGAAACCAAGGAACTTGGGAGCGTTACTAATGAAGGGGAGTGTTGTGACAAAACTGAGGAGACTAGTAGTGTCGCCATGCAGGCTAGCCGCAAGACTGAAGAAGCTTTGATTGGGTCCATGGACTCAAGTAGTGGTGCCATAAAGACCACCAAGGAGATTTCTACAGAGACAAACATTGGAAGTGAAACCAAGGGAGGTGCGAGCTGTACTAATGAAGCTATAAGCAGTACTCAGGACACTTCAAATGCTGTAAATAAAGCACCTGATGATACAGCAATGGCTTCTGGGGGTGCGGGTGGAGCTGGCAGTGGTGCCGTGTTGGGTAGTAACAGTGAAGCTGTAGATTCTCCAAGGAAAGAGAATATTGCAGATCTACTTATGTATGTGGATGAGTTTCTAGATAGCTTGGGTAAACTACAAGCTATTAAAGGTCAGTTATCAGAGAATATGAAGGAATTATCGGGGGCGGCTTGTGCAAATATTACTGAGAGTGCGGAGCAGAAGGCTTTATCGTGTCTGCTCGGACTCTCCCAGCTGAGTGAATACCATGAGAGAATCGCAAACTCGGACGGGATAGACGGCCAAGATTATCAAACAGAGCAGAAGATAAATGAAGGCTTACAGGAGCTACTTGCTCGGGCCGAACAGCCTCAAGGATATCTCTCACAGGATGCGAGCCGTCTTCAGGACTTAAAGACTTTGATGGAGAATTCTTCAACTGAGTCTACAAAGGATATCATCACTCAGGTCAGACATCTTCTCAAGTTAACTGATGCGCATCTTCTTGCCAGCAGCAGCAAGGAGGTGGGGGACGCAGAGGTGGAGAAGTTAGGAGCAGCTGTGGGGAAGTCAACCAGCAGTAAAAATTTACGGCGAATCAGGGGAATGATGTTGAAGAGCAGAAACAAACGGAAATGTGAGGACGAGAAAGATGGGAGCAGATCGTCAGATGGTGAGGAAGTTTGGGAGGAGGATTCTTCGGAGGGATCTTCGGAGGACAGTGATGCAGGGAGTCAGACGGACTCTAACGCGTCCTCCAAGGGGGAGGGCAGCAGACGACACAAAGTTGTGTCAAGTCTTCTTCACAGACACACCAAGAAGCAACATATGCGAATGGCTCCTAAGCGAAGACCCCCTCCGAGGCCGCTAGAGGTTGGGGAAAGGGTATGCGTGGAGGTCACCCACACATGGACACTTGCAGATGTCATGTGGCAG GATGGGACATTAGAGCGGGGTGTGGTATCAGCCGATTTGGTCCCAGTCCACCAGCTGGATGAGCTAGAGTTCTTCCCTGGAGACTTTGTCACCAAGAATAACG aGTCTCTTGAGAATGTGTATGGTCTGGTCTGTAAGACTGATCACAAGGAGAGAACGTGTCTTATACAGTGGATCATGAGACCGAACCAACAGTGCAATGT accaacaccAGTCAACACCGAGGAAGTGAGCGTCTACGAGCTGACACCTCATCCAGACTTCACCTTCAACGTGGGCGACATTATCGTAAGAATCGCCGACAGCCAGCGGGGAATCGCAACCATGAAAAAAGCCAAGTCGGACGTCAAATTGAACTCACCCAGTGCATTAGGCGCTAATGGTACCCATATAGGTGGACTTCAGGTAGATCAGGAAAGGATTGACTGTACCCAAACGGGTGACTCAAGTACCCATATAGGTTACAATATGTCCCAAATGAGTCAAGAAAACTCCCATATAGGTGACTGTGCTCATACGGGTAATGCAGCTGCCGATACACAAAAGGGTACAACACAAATAGCTACCGTTGCCATTGCAGGACAACCCGGTGTCCTGTCGGACTCTTGCACCCCTGACGCCGTAAATTGCCAAGACACTCCTAGGGATGCTGCTTTAGCTGTGGAACACATAACGGATGTAgaacatttaaaagaaaatccaTCCATCGAAACGATCAAAAAATCATCACCTGTCGATGCTGCTACCACAACCAGCCTTCATTCTTGCCTAAATGATTCATTAACGCCATCCACTAGTACTCCTAAAACAGACTCTCTGGTTACACTACACCCTGAATCTCAAAGTCCTGTAACAGACAAAGAACTCGGACAAGTAGAGACACAGGAAGAAGTGACTCCTGATCAGGATACGCCCAGTGTTGATCAAATGAACTTGACCAATTTAAAGAAGGACTTGGCAACGCAAGCAGGGAGCTGTCCAGCTTTAGAATGTAAATCCGCCGACTTTGAAAGTACTCGTGGTGATCAGGGCGAAGGAGTGCCCTGTGCTGGTCAG gtGAGATGGATCAACACCAGTGGGGAAATTCATGTAGCCTGGGTGGATGGATCGGAGTGTGCCGTACTACCACAGGACCTGTACAAACTGGAGGAG GACagtgattctgattggtcagaTAATGACCATGATGATGCCCATTGGAAAGACGAAGACCAATCACAAGGCTCGTCTGATTCATCCACAAGTAGCTGGGAAACAGCAAGTGATGCCTCAGGAGCTGCTGATGAAGTCAACATTGCAAG CTCGCCTAATGACAGACAAGACCTTATAATGGCAAGTAACATGGCGGGTGATGCGGTACCACTTGAGCCCCAAGGTGACGACTCACTCTCCAAGATTACAGTGGACATAGAGGAAACCCGTACTGCCCTCCATCGCATCCGTGACCAGCTCGCCTCTTTCACCAACTCCATCCCTGAGAACCTGATGGAGGTGCCTCAGGATGCGAATCACATCCACGGAGGGTCAAGCCCCGGACACATCGAGCACAGTCGGGACGGTTACCACAGTGTGGATACCACTGAAACTGATAATCTAGAAAAATTTAATCTAGAAAATGGTTTCCAGTCCGAGGCGAGTCAGCTGGAACCTGAAGCAGAAAAGGAGGTAGCCTCTTCCCCACAACAGATCCCTGCTCCATCCCCAGTAGTGGAGGAGCATACTTCCCAAGAGACTGTAGCCTCATCTGAGAAAGAGGATGACCCTGGGGTCACAGAACCAAAGGAGGAATGTATACTTGATAACCAAGATGCAACTCCGAAGACATCGGAAGAAGGGACAGCACAAGCGGCATCTGCACAAGCATGTGACA ATTTCTTCTTAATGGAGGAGGTGACGGAGAACCATCAGTTCAATTCAGCCAGTATTGTATTCCAACCAGAGGATCCCAAACAGTTCTCATTAACCATGAGAAGAGAG ATGCGGTTGCTCCAGACATCACTTCCACAAGGCATTAGAGTCAAAGGTTTTGCAGATAGAATG GACCTCTTTTCTGTGCTCTTCGAGGGCCCAAGTAACACACCATACGAGAATGGGCTTTTTTACTTTGACGCCCGTCTTCCCAAAGACTACCCTAAATCACCGCCTGTCATGCACTTCCACGCCTACTGCAGCGGTAGACTCAACCCAAACCTGTACAATGATGGCAAGGTGTGCATTAGCCTGCTTGGAACCTGGACAGGAAAG GGCAGCGAGATATGGACGAGCAAATCTAACCTCCTGCAAGTGCTAGTCTCCATTCAAGGCCTGATCCTTGTGAGTGAGCCCTACTACAATGAGGCTGGCTATGAGAAGCACAGGGACTCGGTGCCTGGAACAGAGAACAGCAGGCTGTACAACGAGACCGCCATCTTGAAGATGGTTCAG TCAATGACTCTGATGTTAACAAATCCCCCGGAAGTGTTTCATGAAGAGACGGTCAGCTTTTGTCGCAAGTATGGTCACAG GATGATTAGACGTGTTGAGCACTGGCTTTCACTTGGTGATCGGTCACCGGGTAGCCGGGCACCAGGGAAAGGAGATCAAGAAGATTTCACGGCGCCAGCGTTCCCGCTTCTGCCACTCTCAAGAGGGTTCGTGCTGAGTACAAGGCAGGCACTACGGGGGTACAGGGCAGCACTAGGTGTAGCTGGAATCCCAGAGTAG